The following nucleotide sequence is from Pandoraea thiooxydans.
GGCGTACGGACGCAGGGCGTAACATAACAACCTTTTCCCACTCATCGAGGTTGCCGTTATGTTGATGAAAGCCCTGCGTGTCGGTCTGGGTCAGTTGGTCGTGCTGGGCGATGCGCTCAGCCGGCCGCGTGCGCAGCGCCGCTCGGCCGAAGCCCAGGCGCGCGTGGCCGCCGAGGCCGCGCATCTGTCGCTGTATCAGTTTCACGCCTGTCCGTTTTGCGTCAAGACGCGGCGCGCGCTGCATCGCCTGAACGTGCCGATGACGTTGCACGACGTCAAAAAAGACCCGGCCGCGCGCGAGCGCCTGATGGCCGGCGGCGGCAAGGTGAAGGTACCCTGCCTGCATATTCAGGACAACGGCGAATCGCGCTGGCTGTACGAATCGAACGCGATCATCGCCTATCTGGACCAGCGCTTCGGCTCGATTGCCTGAGCCCGCCGGGGCCGCGCGGCCAGCGCGCCGCCGCCTCAATGCGGCTGCGCCGATGGCGTCGGCCGTGGCGATTGCACCGAAGCGCCCTGCAACGCGTCGGCCGACCAGCC
It contains:
- a CDS encoding glutaredoxin family protein, translating into MLMKALRVGLGQLVVLGDALSRPRAQRRSAEAQARVAAEAAHLSLYQFHACPFCVKTRRALHRLNVPMTLHDVKKDPAARERLMAGGGKVKVPCLHIQDNGESRWLYESNAIIAYLDQRFGSIA